The genome window GCTCTTAGCTATATTATTTGCTTCATCTCTGATATTTTTCCACTCATTTTTTTTACTGTCTACCCACTCTTGCTTAGCTCTCTCTTTTATCTCTTCACGCTCTTTAATCTTAAAACCACTACTTGCGTTTGATAAATATGAGATTAGCTTACCTTGTGCGATACCTTCTTCTACACTAGCCTTAAATTTTTCTCTTGTTTCAGGCTTAGCTCTATTTTTCACGTAAAATTCAATTTGTCCGAAAGTAATCTGTCTAAATTCCTTTTCCTTAAAACCTTTTACGCTAAATATATCATTTCTGCCAAGCTGATTTTGTTCTGCAAAAAGGTCAAACCAATCATTAAATTTAGGGTCAGGCTCAGGTAATTTGTATTTAAAACCGCCTCTTTGATTGTAGTTACGTTTTATATCGCCATAATAGGGCTTAGAATTTTCGTATATATCGCCTTTAAAGGTGTTGTTTCGTGAGCTGTTTTCAAATTTGCTTACAAACTGCCTTTTAGCTTCAACGTCTGTATTATTTGCTATATGCTCGAACATATCTCTAACCTTGATACTCTCGTTGTTATAAGATAAATTTTGCTCTAAATTTACCTCATTTTCAGCTATATACTCGTCCGCCCACTCTGCGAATTCCGAAACCTGATTATCCTGTGTAAAATTAGGTTGTCTTGCCATTGTGTAGCTCCTTAAAAAATATTTTGTATAATTATATCAAAAATAATTAAAAAAATTGTATAGTATTATACAAAAATATATTATAATTTTATTTTATTATACAAATATTTACAATTTGCCTTAATCGCATAAGGCAAATTATTTTATGAAAGTAAAGTTTTTTTAGTGGATTTTTATTTTAGTAGTTTGTTGTGTTTGTCAAGTAAAAAAAGTATCTCTTTTTTTTGCAAAAGCTCTGTCTGATAAGCCAAAAGTAGCTTTTCAAGCTCCCTATTTTGCTCCAAAATATCATTTGTGTTTTTGTTTATGTTAGGTATTAAATTGCTTTCTATCTCGCTTGTTGCTTTATCTATGATAGATGATATATGAGTGCTAGATTTTTGAAATCCTGTGTTTATATCTACCGCACACAGACACGCAAACGCTGTAACTGCTGTAACTGCTAAGATTAAAAGAGTTTTTTTCATTTCTTTTCTCCGCCCTGCGTTGCCTCATTATTGACTAATTTTTTAAGCCTGTTAAGCTCATTATTGACACTGCTACTCTCTAATGTTTCCTCTTTTAATAGCTCTCTATGATTTGTTAAAAGCTCTCTTTTTAGCTCGTCATTTTTAACGATTTTATCAATAACCGTATTACTCATTTTATTATAGTTGCTTATAACTGTTTTGTTTTCAGAAGTTACAACCTGATTATATTCTGCAAAAGCTTGATTTATACCGTCGATAACGCTACTGCTCCAAACTGCACCAAAGGCAAAATTTGCCACTACCGATAAGACTAATAGTTGTTTTTTCATCTTTATTTCTGCTTTCTAACCTTGCTTTGTTTTTCTTGTGTCTTGCTGTCCTCTGCTTTTAGACTATCCATATTGTCATACTCAGCATTTTTTGCCTCAAATAGCATATCGTTGATATTTAGTTTCTTTTCTATATTAAAAAAATCATTAAAAACTTTTTTATAGTTGTTTTTAAAATCTTCAAAAATATCTTTGTTGCTTATGTTTAAATCATTTTCTCCATTTTTAGTTAATACAAAACTTTTAATTCTCGCACATATGGCTTCAGGCAGATTTGCACTCTTTATTTTTAATTTCTCAATACTGTCAAAAAGGTCAAAATTTGAGTTTTTGATTATACAATATATGTCAAACAAATCTCTTGCCTGTTCTCTTGAAAAACTTGCATCAAGTTTATTGATAAAAATGTCTTGCATATTGTCTAACAAA of Campylobacter anatolicus contains these proteins:
- a CDS encoding nucleotidyl transferase AbiEii/AbiGii toxin family protein — its product is MAHLKDRYDNLYKAQDKVLNLLAKSECLLYLTGGTALQRFHLDNYRYSDDIDLFTVESGVSAKNELVNFINFLRDSDLDFKIDIDHPNFKRLYDNETGLKIDLVYDSLPIIGKLESKNGFLLDNMQDIFINKLDASFSREQARDLFDIYCIIKNSNFDLFDSIEKLKIKSANLPEAICARIKSFVLTKNGENDLNISNKDIFEDFKNNYKKVFNDFFNIEKKLNINDMLFEAKNAEYDNMDSLKAEDSKTQEKQSKVRKQK